The following are encoded together in the Montipora foliosa isolate CH-2021 chromosome 12, ASM3666993v2, whole genome shotgun sequence genome:
- the LOC137980175 gene encoding membrane progestin receptor gamma-B-like — translation MEKKRDERNYSKLDFGLRSDEVSPQFREVFISSGYRKPYSSAMDCVKSAFQPLNETVNVWTHFVPFLLFLVRFASLIWKYGVFDTYVYPVLSNTLGICGFLLMSSGAHLFNSMSPRTRHICFFFDYSAISVYSVGAGQAFYFYGRSPDHDSFFSSSSRFLTVSCLVSFLSTSMCCASRHRWSKMKYVVRTSCFVVAFFCNSAPYTHRLFSEPSHQHISDQELLALSYFKRHCWFYLIAALANTSKMPERLVPGVFDIIGHSHHFLHVFTALGAADQLTAIEIQMESRRSELEKFPIATFGNSLGLMVVICIINCGIVLWFGKLLRSDKEEEQKAI, via the coding sequence ATGGAAAAGAAGCGAGACGAGAGAAACTATTCGAAGTTGGACTTCGGTTTGAGGTCAGATGAAGTGTCCCCACAGTTTCGCGAAGTGTTTATTTCCTCGGGTTACAGGAAACCTTACAGCTCAGCCATGGATTGTGTGAAAAGCGCTTTTCAACCCTTGAACGAAACTGTTAACGTTTGGACGCACTTTGTTCCATTCTTGCTGTTTCTGGTTCGTTTTGCGTCGTTGATTTGGAAGTACGGCGTATTTGATACCTACGTCTACCCTGTGCTCTCAAATACTTTGGGAATCTGTGGATTTCTGTTGATGAGTTCAGGTGCTCATCTATTTAACTCCATGTCTCCTAGAACACGgcatatttgttttttcttcgaTTATTCGGCAATCAGCGTTTACAGTGTTGGAGCTGGTCAAGCATTCTACTTCTACGGCCGTTCACCAGATCACGACAGCTTCTTCAGTTCCTCAAGCCGGTTTTTAACGGTTTCATGTCTTGTTTCATTTCTGTCAACTTCCATGTGTTGTGCGTCTCGTCACAGGTGGTCCAAGATGAAGTATGTTGTTCGAACATCCTGTTTTGTGGTGGCCTTTTTCTGCAACAGTGCCCCATACACTCACCGTTTATTCAGTGAACCCTCTCATCAACACATATCGGATCAAGAATTACTGGCGCTTTCCTATTTCAAGCGACACTGTTGGTTTTACCTTATTGCGGCCTTAGCAAACACGTCTAAAATGCCCGAGCGATTAGTTCCCGGGGTTTTTGACATCATAGGCCACAGCCATCATTTCTTACACGTGTTTACAGCGTTAGGAGCAGCAGATCAGCTTACAGCCATCGAAATCCAAATGGAATCCAGACGAAGCGAATTGGAAAAATTTCCAATTGCTACCTTCGGAAACAGCCTGGGGTTAATGGTAGTGATCTGTATAATAAACTGTGGAATTGTTTTATGGTTTGGGAAACTCTTGCGTTCGGAtaaagaagaagaacagaaaGCGATTTAA
- the LOC137980166 gene encoding anoctamin-10-like isoform X1 yields the protein MAAGEYVICFSEKCQKEDVKQYFINCLSSNKFSVTREDFEGKTLLTVAAPFSVLADKAEEVGIEKATKENKIQEFVTDKINDFTGSEDQHSFFTSAERAHLFEICLESIQYDKKHLMSHGIKFRGEHAFITDCLHSKPPILESAFPLHQACEREKIWKRMKENVILCPLQEIRDYYGESVAFYFGWMTCFTWTLVPIAFVGILLYFFKPQGVTVDDNPLLPLYEVFMAFWAISFLTIWKRKESEYSFMWRTHKIENSELLRPEFSGDMRPSPVTGKLEKYFPRWKRWLRYGLSLILTLPILLLAFGAMLCSLNFNGYIKDKESPVYVASFAYFAEPGHIFAADNKYYGYLIPTIGHSVVINILNKLYRSVAHICTDLENHRTERDWDNSLIIKRVLFEVFDCFLPLFYIAFYQLNVVALRRELVGLFWGDEIRRLITESLLPYLTEKGHVWKIQREYAKSKKDSDEKVFIPSQVQQDIVLEEYEQFDDYLEMVVQFGYVTLFASAFPLAAAVSILFLFIEGRADLFKLLYVYQRPRVRRASNIGVWYNVLYAMMVLSMLTNSLIVGFSSEQLAVWCPWMYETIENDQYIVDGYGRYVVAIVFSIEHFLILCAVIARCLVSEKPKWVRIAVAREEYEKKQEEKQRKEKGE from the exons ATGGCAGCAGGCGAGTATGTCATTTGCTTCtccgaaaaatgccaaaaagaGGACGTTAAACAGTATTTTATCAACTGCCTGAGTAGTAACAAGTTTAGTGTTACGCGAGAAGACTTCGAAGGCAAAACGTTATTAACTGTTGCTGCGCCTTTCAGCGTACTTGCTGACAAG GCTGAAGAAGTTGGTATTGAGAAAGCCACAAAGGAAAATAAG ATACAAGAGTTTGTCACAGACAAAATCAATGACTTTACTGGAAGTGAAGATCAACATTCATTTTTCACCTCAGCTGAAAGGGCACACTTGTTTGAGATCTGCCTGGAATCTATCCAGTATGACAAA aaGCATCTTATGTCTCATGGAATCAAGTTCAGAGGGGAGCATGCATTCATTACAGATTGTCTACATTCTAAACCTCCAATCTTGGAGTCTGCATTTCCGCTTCACCAAGCTTGTGAACGAGAGAAGATATGGAAGAGAATGAAAGAGAATGTGATTTTGTGTCCTTTGCAAGAGATAAGGGATTATTATg gAGAAAGTGTTGCATTTTACTTTGGATGGATGACTTGCTTTACTTGGACCTTAGTACCAATTGCATTTGTAGGAATcttactgtatttttttaagcCTCAAGGAGTAACTGTTGATGATAACCCCTTGTTACCATTATATGAGGTCTTTATGGCTTTCTGGGCGATTAGCTTTCTTACA ATATGGAAGAGGAAAGAGTCAGAATATTCCTTCATGTGGCGCACACATAAAATTGAAAACTCTGAACTTCTGCGTCCAGAATTCTCAGGTGATATGCGACCCAGCCCTGTCACTGGCAAACTGGAGAAGTATTTTCCAAGGTGGAAGAGATGGCTACGTTATGGGCTAAGTCTTATTTTAACTCTTCCCATTCTTCTCTTGGCTTTTGGGGCCATGCTTTGCTCACTCAACTTTAATGGTTATATCAAGGACAAAGAAAGCCCAGTATATGTTGCATCATTTGCTTACTTTGCAGAACCG GGCCATATTTTTGCTGCAGATAACAAGTACTATGGCTATCTGATTCCTACTATTGGTCATTCCGTGGTAATAAACATATTGAACAAACTTTACCGTTCTGTGGCACACATTTGCACTGATTTGGAAAATCATAG GACAGAGAGAGACTGGGACAACTCCCTCATCATAAAGCGTGTGCTGTTTGAAGTGTTTGACTGCTTCTTGCCATTGTTCTACATTGCATTTTATCAATTAAATGTTGTAGCTCTACGTAGAGAACTAGTTGGATTGTTTTGGGGTGATGAAATCCGCCGCCTCATCACAGAATCACTTCTCCCTTATTTAACAGAAAAAGGTCATGTGTGGAAAATACAGCGAGAGTATGCCAAGAGTAAGAAAGATTCTGATGAAAAAGTTTTCATTCCATCTCAG GTGCAACAAGACATTGTTTTGGAGGAATATGAACAATTTGATGATTATTTGGAAATGGTTGTGCAGTTTGGG tatGTGACATTATTTGCCTCTGCCTTTCCACTTGCTGCAGCTGttagcattttgtttttgttcattgagGGAAGAGCTGACTTGTTTAAATTGCTTTATGTGTATCAGCGACCAAGAGTCAGGAG GGCATCTAATATTGGAGTATGGTACAATGTACTTTATGCCATGATGGTTCTCTCCATGCTTACAAACAGCTTAATTGTTGGATTTTCCTCTGAACAACTTGCTGTTTGGTGTCCCTGGATGTATGAGACCATTGAGAATGATCAGTACATTGTTGATGGCTACGGAAG gTATGTTGTTGCGATTGTGTTTAGTATTGAGCATTTCCTGATCCTTTGTGCTGTAATTGCAAGATGCTTGGTGTCTGAAAAACCGAAATGGGTACGAATTGCAGTTGCCAGAGAGGAATACGAgaagaaacaagaagaaaaacaaaggaaagagaAAGGAGAGTAG
- the LOC137980166 gene encoding anoctamin-10-like isoform X2: MAAGEYVICFSEKCQKEDVKQYFINCLSSNKFSVTREDFEGKTLLTVAAPFSVLADKAEEVGIEKATKENKIQEFVTDKINDFTGSEDQHSFFTSAERAHLFEICLESIQYDKKHLMSHGIKFRGEHAFITDCLHSKPPILESAFPLHQACEREKIWKRMKENVILCPLQEIRDYYGESVAFYFGWMTCFTWTLVPIAFVGILLYFFKPQGVTVDDNPLLPLYEVFMAFWAISFLTIWKRKESEYSFMWRTHKIENSELLRPEFSGDMRPSPVTGKLEKYFPRWKRWLRYGLSLILTLPILLLAFGAMLCSLNFNGYIKDKESPVYVASFAYFAEPGHIFAADNKYYGYLIPTIGHSVVINILNKLYRSVAHICTDLENHRTERDWDNSLIIKQKGHVWKIQREYAKSKKDSDEKVFIPSQVQQDIVLEEYEQFDDYLEMVVQFGYVTLFASAFPLAAAVSILFLFIEGRADLFKLLYVYQRPRVRRASNIGVWYNVLYAMMVLSMLTNSLIVGFSSEQLAVWCPWMYETIENDQYIVDGYGRYVVAIVFSIEHFLILCAVIARCLVSEKPKWVRIAVAREEYEKKQEEKQRKEKGE; encoded by the exons ATGGCAGCAGGCGAGTATGTCATTTGCTTCtccgaaaaatgccaaaaagaGGACGTTAAACAGTATTTTATCAACTGCCTGAGTAGTAACAAGTTTAGTGTTACGCGAGAAGACTTCGAAGGCAAAACGTTATTAACTGTTGCTGCGCCTTTCAGCGTACTTGCTGACAAG GCTGAAGAAGTTGGTATTGAGAAAGCCACAAAGGAAAATAAG ATACAAGAGTTTGTCACAGACAAAATCAATGACTTTACTGGAAGTGAAGATCAACATTCATTTTTCACCTCAGCTGAAAGGGCACACTTGTTTGAGATCTGCCTGGAATCTATCCAGTATGACAAA aaGCATCTTATGTCTCATGGAATCAAGTTCAGAGGGGAGCATGCATTCATTACAGATTGTCTACATTCTAAACCTCCAATCTTGGAGTCTGCATTTCCGCTTCACCAAGCTTGTGAACGAGAGAAGATATGGAAGAGAATGAAAGAGAATGTGATTTTGTGTCCTTTGCAAGAGATAAGGGATTATTATg gAGAAAGTGTTGCATTTTACTTTGGATGGATGACTTGCTTTACTTGGACCTTAGTACCAATTGCATTTGTAGGAATcttactgtatttttttaagcCTCAAGGAGTAACTGTTGATGATAACCCCTTGTTACCATTATATGAGGTCTTTATGGCTTTCTGGGCGATTAGCTTTCTTACA ATATGGAAGAGGAAAGAGTCAGAATATTCCTTCATGTGGCGCACACATAAAATTGAAAACTCTGAACTTCTGCGTCCAGAATTCTCAGGTGATATGCGACCCAGCCCTGTCACTGGCAAACTGGAGAAGTATTTTCCAAGGTGGAAGAGATGGCTACGTTATGGGCTAAGTCTTATTTTAACTCTTCCCATTCTTCTCTTGGCTTTTGGGGCCATGCTTTGCTCACTCAACTTTAATGGTTATATCAAGGACAAAGAAAGCCCAGTATATGTTGCATCATTTGCTTACTTTGCAGAACCG GGCCATATTTTTGCTGCAGATAACAAGTACTATGGCTATCTGATTCCTACTATTGGTCATTCCGTGGTAATAAACATATTGAACAAACTTTACCGTTCTGTGGCACACATTTGCACTGATTTGGAAAATCATAG GACAGAGAGAGACTGGGACAACTCCCTCATCATAAAGC AAAAAGGTCATGTGTGGAAAATACAGCGAGAGTATGCCAAGAGTAAGAAAGATTCTGATGAAAAAGTTTTCATTCCATCTCAG GTGCAACAAGACATTGTTTTGGAGGAATATGAACAATTTGATGATTATTTGGAAATGGTTGTGCAGTTTGGG tatGTGACATTATTTGCCTCTGCCTTTCCACTTGCTGCAGCTGttagcattttgtttttgttcattgagGGAAGAGCTGACTTGTTTAAATTGCTTTATGTGTATCAGCGACCAAGAGTCAGGAG GGCATCTAATATTGGAGTATGGTACAATGTACTTTATGCCATGATGGTTCTCTCCATGCTTACAAACAGCTTAATTGTTGGATTTTCCTCTGAACAACTTGCTGTTTGGTGTCCCTGGATGTATGAGACCATTGAGAATGATCAGTACATTGTTGATGGCTACGGAAG gTATGTTGTTGCGATTGTGTTTAGTATTGAGCATTTCCTGATCCTTTGTGCTGTAATTGCAAGATGCTTGGTGTCTGAAAAACCGAAATGGGTACGAATTGCAGTTGCCAGAGAGGAATACGAgaagaaacaagaagaaaaacaaaggaaagagaAAGGAGAGTAG
- the LOC137980179 gene encoding uncharacterized protein → MSTTHSPFFYHHVPHSPFLPPPMIQVAQSPTPFVPDIDNLMQNTGRNKRTRSPYSLNQSFLSPAPVVPSVSPTPKPLKTAPNKENIPSSLQKEQVVPNFSPLLKKEKDSLNQKERVLDASPSQTKVPEINLFSGDEIFA, encoded by the exons ATGAGCACAACACATTCTCCATTTTTCTATCACCACGTCCCTCATTCTCCATTTCTTCCTCCACCGATGATCCAAGTTGCACAGTCACCGACGCCATTTGTACCCGATATCGACAACCTCATGCAAAACACAG GAAGGAATAAGAGAACCCGGTCGCCCTATTCATTAAACCAAAGCTTTCTCTCTCCTGCACCTGTCGTCCCTTCTGTATCACCAACACCAAAGCCACTGAAAACAGCCCCCAACAAAGAAAATATTCCATCATCTTTGCAGAAAG AACAAGTTGTACCCAATTTTTCACCTCTgttgaagaaagagaaagattCTCTTAACCAAAAAGAAAGAGTCCTGGATGCCTCACCAAGCCAAACAAAAGTGCCAGAGATCAACTTGTTTTCAGGGGATGAAATATTTGCCTGA
- the LOC137980171 gene encoding uncharacterized protein isoform X1, with product MTEPISYFIRSTCYLNLALKPSLQGILPRMFKRKKVIATYSKSQPVQITKGKLFLTPDTPEDSWIPYSKGKTLKQGTKGKASWMTSSRRQGVSLALRNISNFPLEKTLSRTPCAQSQEARHTKNKVLSVDNLPHEASSTDSKECSARHLKRGSSKKSKVLISKTTYSSKSMSSCSVCGNTPCSTNHVLSTIKSMSLCLSSLDNDLPDGSLDDVPDNNSQLSKPHNSTFLSEDLNISLKDLVPEDLSPIMEEPAVGGKEKIAPVENIGSDAHLDELDKKEVGSAPTLPRCSTPVDSRKLYNLAALEPTVSPIQPSCKTVVPEKLSKSADKVKDSTERAMPNITPETIPSKECITAEKPKQKRKLAYSLDSHNIPECVLLHAVNNGKKPFKLMFKQDIISCDNHWSNLPVDILIESP from the exons ATGACAGAGCCAATTTCATATTTTATAAGATCTACTTGTTATTTGAATTTGGCACTGAAGCCAAGTTTGCAAGGAATTCTTCCAAGAATGTTTAAGAGGAAAAAGGTGATCGCCACATACTCCAAGAGTCAGCCAGTTCAAATTACAAAGGGAAAGCTTTTCCTTACACCAGACACACCAGAGGATTCATGGATACCTTACTCCAAAGGAAAGACTTTGAAGCAAGGGACTAAAGGGAAAG CTTCATGGATGACTTCATCAAGACGGCAAGGCGTGAGTCTGGCACTTCGAAACATTAGTAATTTTCCTTTAGAAAAGACCTTGAGCAGAACACCTTGTGCACAAAGCCAAGAGGCAAGGCATACGA AAAACAAAGTGCTTTCAGTCGACAATTTGCCCCATGAAGCAAGTTCCACAGATAGTAAAGAATGCAG TGCAAGACATTTAAAAAGGGGATCTTCAAAGAAGTCAAAAGTTTTGATATCAAAGACTACCTATTCTTCGAAATCTATGTCCTCTTGCTCTGTGTGCGGTAATACACCATGCAGCACCAACCATGTACTTTCTACTATCAAATCCATGTCTCTGTGTTTGTCTTCCCTTGACAATGATTTACCAGATGGTTCCTTGGATGATGTGCCAGACAACAACTCACAACTCTCAAAGCCACATAattcaacatttctttctgAAGACTTGAACATTTCTCTTAAAGACCTTGTTCCTGAAGATCTTTCGCCTATAATGG AGGAACCAGCAGTAGGTGGAAAAGAAAAGATAGCACCTGTTGAAAATATTGGCTCTGATGCACACCTGGATGAGCTGGACAAGAAAGAA gTGGGCAGTGCACCTACTCTTCCAAGATGCAGTACACCAGTGGATTCAAGGAAACTCTATAATTTGGCTGCACTT GAGCCCACTGTCTCACCTATACAGCCTAGTTGTAAAACTGTGGTCCCTGAGAAGTTGTCGAAAAGTGCGGATAAG GTAAAGGATTCAACTGAGCGGGCAATGCCAAACATCACTCCTGAGACGATTCCCAGTAAG GAATGCATCACTGCTGAGAAGCCTAAGCAAAAGCGGAAGTTGGCATACAGCTTAGACTCCCACAACATACCCGAGTGCGTCCTGTTGCACGCAGTGAATAATGGAAAGAAGCCATTCAAGTTGATGTTTAAACAGGATATCATTTCTTGTGACAATCACTGGTCAAATTTACCTGTGGACATTTTGATTGAGTCACCATAA
- the LOC137980171 gene encoding uncharacterized protein isoform X2, translating into MFKRKKVIATYSKSQPVQITKGKLFLTPDTPEDSWIPYSKGKTLKQGTKGKASWMTSSRRQGVSLALRNISNFPLEKTLSRTPCAQSQEARHTKNKVLSVDNLPHEASSTDSKECSARHLKRGSSKKSKVLISKTTYSSKSMSSCSVCGNTPCSTNHVLSTIKSMSLCLSSLDNDLPDGSLDDVPDNNSQLSKPHNSTFLSEDLNISLKDLVPEDLSPIMEEPAVGGKEKIAPVENIGSDAHLDELDKKEVGSAPTLPRCSTPVDSRKLYNLAALEPTVSPIQPSCKTVVPEKLSKSADKVKDSTERAMPNITPETIPSKECITAEKPKQKRKLAYSLDSHNIPECVLLHAVNNGKKPFKLMFKQDIISCDNHWSNLPVDILIESP; encoded by the exons ATGTTTAAGAGGAAAAAGGTGATCGCCACATACTCCAAGAGTCAGCCAGTTCAAATTACAAAGGGAAAGCTTTTCCTTACACCAGACACACCAGAGGATTCATGGATACCTTACTCCAAAGGAAAGACTTTGAAGCAAGGGACTAAAGGGAAAG CTTCATGGATGACTTCATCAAGACGGCAAGGCGTGAGTCTGGCACTTCGAAACATTAGTAATTTTCCTTTAGAAAAGACCTTGAGCAGAACACCTTGTGCACAAAGCCAAGAGGCAAGGCATACGA AAAACAAAGTGCTTTCAGTCGACAATTTGCCCCATGAAGCAAGTTCCACAGATAGTAAAGAATGCAG TGCAAGACATTTAAAAAGGGGATCTTCAAAGAAGTCAAAAGTTTTGATATCAAAGACTACCTATTCTTCGAAATCTATGTCCTCTTGCTCTGTGTGCGGTAATACACCATGCAGCACCAACCATGTACTTTCTACTATCAAATCCATGTCTCTGTGTTTGTCTTCCCTTGACAATGATTTACCAGATGGTTCCTTGGATGATGTGCCAGACAACAACTCACAACTCTCAAAGCCACATAattcaacatttctttctgAAGACTTGAACATTTCTCTTAAAGACCTTGTTCCTGAAGATCTTTCGCCTATAATGG AGGAACCAGCAGTAGGTGGAAAAGAAAAGATAGCACCTGTTGAAAATATTGGCTCTGATGCACACCTGGATGAGCTGGACAAGAAAGAA gTGGGCAGTGCACCTACTCTTCCAAGATGCAGTACACCAGTGGATTCAAGGAAACTCTATAATTTGGCTGCACTT GAGCCCACTGTCTCACCTATACAGCCTAGTTGTAAAACTGTGGTCCCTGAGAAGTTGTCGAAAAGTGCGGATAAG GTAAAGGATTCAACTGAGCGGGCAATGCCAAACATCACTCCTGAGACGATTCCCAGTAAG GAATGCATCACTGCTGAGAAGCCTAAGCAAAAGCGGAAGTTGGCATACAGCTTAGACTCCCACAACATACCCGAGTGCGTCCTGTTGCACGCAGTGAATAATGGAAAGAAGCCATTCAAGTTGATGTTTAAACAGGATATCATTTCTTGTGACAATCACTGGTCAAATTTACCTGTGGACATTTTGATTGAGTCACCATAA
- the LOC137980171 gene encoding uncharacterized protein isoform X3, whose amino-acid sequence MFEYVLPTASWMTSSRRQGVSLALRNISNFPLEKTLSRTPCAQSQEARHTKNKVLSVDNLPHEASSTDSKECSARHLKRGSSKKSKVLISKTTYSSKSMSSCSVCGNTPCSTNHVLSTIKSMSLCLSSLDNDLPDGSLDDVPDNNSQLSKPHNSTFLSEDLNISLKDLVPEDLSPIMEEPAVGGKEKIAPVENIGSDAHLDELDKKEVGSAPTLPRCSTPVDSRKLYNLAALEPTVSPIQPSCKTVVPEKLSKSADKVKDSTERAMPNITPETIPSKECITAEKPKQKRKLAYSLDSHNIPECVLLHAVNNGKKPFKLMFKQDIISCDNHWSNLPVDILIESP is encoded by the exons ATGTTTGAATATGTTCTTCCAACAGCTTCATGGATGACTTCATCAAGACGGCAAGGCGTGAGTCTGGCACTTCGAAACATTAGTAATTTTCCTTTAGAAAAGACCTTGAGCAGAACACCTTGTGCACAAAGCCAAGAGGCAAGGCATACGA AAAACAAAGTGCTTTCAGTCGACAATTTGCCCCATGAAGCAAGTTCCACAGATAGTAAAGAATGCAG TGCAAGACATTTAAAAAGGGGATCTTCAAAGAAGTCAAAAGTTTTGATATCAAAGACTACCTATTCTTCGAAATCTATGTCCTCTTGCTCTGTGTGCGGTAATACACCATGCAGCACCAACCATGTACTTTCTACTATCAAATCCATGTCTCTGTGTTTGTCTTCCCTTGACAATGATTTACCAGATGGTTCCTTGGATGATGTGCCAGACAACAACTCACAACTCTCAAAGCCACATAattcaacatttctttctgAAGACTTGAACATTTCTCTTAAAGACCTTGTTCCTGAAGATCTTTCGCCTATAATGG AGGAACCAGCAGTAGGTGGAAAAGAAAAGATAGCACCTGTTGAAAATATTGGCTCTGATGCACACCTGGATGAGCTGGACAAGAAAGAA gTGGGCAGTGCACCTACTCTTCCAAGATGCAGTACACCAGTGGATTCAAGGAAACTCTATAATTTGGCTGCACTT GAGCCCACTGTCTCACCTATACAGCCTAGTTGTAAAACTGTGGTCCCTGAGAAGTTGTCGAAAAGTGCGGATAAG GTAAAGGATTCAACTGAGCGGGCAATGCCAAACATCACTCCTGAGACGATTCCCAGTAAG GAATGCATCACTGCTGAGAAGCCTAAGCAAAAGCGGAAGTTGGCATACAGCTTAGACTCCCACAACATACCCGAGTGCGTCCTGTTGCACGCAGTGAATAATGGAAAGAAGCCATTCAAGTTGATGTTTAAACAGGATATCATTTCTTGTGACAATCACTGGTCAAATTTACCTGTGGACATTTTGATTGAGTCACCATAA
- the LOC137980171 gene encoding uncharacterized protein isoform X4, which yields MTSSRRQGVSLALRNISNFPLEKTLSRTPCAQSQEARHTKNKVLSVDNLPHEASSTDSKECSARHLKRGSSKKSKVLISKTTYSSKSMSSCSVCGNTPCSTNHVLSTIKSMSLCLSSLDNDLPDGSLDDVPDNNSQLSKPHNSTFLSEDLNISLKDLVPEDLSPIMEEPAVGGKEKIAPVENIGSDAHLDELDKKEVGSAPTLPRCSTPVDSRKLYNLAALEPTVSPIQPSCKTVVPEKLSKSADKVKDSTERAMPNITPETIPSKECITAEKPKQKRKLAYSLDSHNIPECVLLHAVNNGKKPFKLMFKQDIISCDNHWSNLPVDILIESP from the exons ATGACTTCATCAAGACGGCAAGGCGTGAGTCTGGCACTTCGAAACATTAGTAATTTTCCTTTAGAAAAGACCTTGAGCAGAACACCTTGTGCACAAAGCCAAGAGGCAAGGCATACGA AAAACAAAGTGCTTTCAGTCGACAATTTGCCCCATGAAGCAAGTTCCACAGATAGTAAAGAATGCAG TGCAAGACATTTAAAAAGGGGATCTTCAAAGAAGTCAAAAGTTTTGATATCAAAGACTACCTATTCTTCGAAATCTATGTCCTCTTGCTCTGTGTGCGGTAATACACCATGCAGCACCAACCATGTACTTTCTACTATCAAATCCATGTCTCTGTGTTTGTCTTCCCTTGACAATGATTTACCAGATGGTTCCTTGGATGATGTGCCAGACAACAACTCACAACTCTCAAAGCCACATAattcaacatttctttctgAAGACTTGAACATTTCTCTTAAAGACCTTGTTCCTGAAGATCTTTCGCCTATAATGG AGGAACCAGCAGTAGGTGGAAAAGAAAAGATAGCACCTGTTGAAAATATTGGCTCTGATGCACACCTGGATGAGCTGGACAAGAAAGAA gTGGGCAGTGCACCTACTCTTCCAAGATGCAGTACACCAGTGGATTCAAGGAAACTCTATAATTTGGCTGCACTT GAGCCCACTGTCTCACCTATACAGCCTAGTTGTAAAACTGTGGTCCCTGAGAAGTTGTCGAAAAGTGCGGATAAG GTAAAGGATTCAACTGAGCGGGCAATGCCAAACATCACTCCTGAGACGATTCCCAGTAAG GAATGCATCACTGCTGAGAAGCCTAAGCAAAAGCGGAAGTTGGCATACAGCTTAGACTCCCACAACATACCCGAGTGCGTCCTGTTGCACGCAGTGAATAATGGAAAGAAGCCATTCAAGTTGATGTTTAAACAGGATATCATTTCTTGTGACAATCACTGGTCAAATTTACCTGTGGACATTTTGATTGAGTCACCATAA